Proteins from a single region of Synechococcus sp. WH 8109:
- a CDS encoding CYTH domain-containing protein: MALEIERRFLVRSDAWRSSAGSAQPLRQGYLAASAEGVTVRMRLRGSDQAWLTLKAAADAVGLVRHEFEYPIPVADAEALWDLAPHRLDKVRYALDCPGGDWVVDCFQGENAPLVLAEVELASAQADLLIPPWCGEEITGESRWSNAVLAQHPVQSWPEEQRRRFGWP; encoded by the coding sequence ATGGCCCTCGAGATTGAACGACGCTTTCTGGTGCGGTCGGATGCCTGGCGCAGCAGTGCTGGCTCCGCACAGCCGTTGCGTCAGGGATATCTGGCCGCCAGTGCTGAAGGTGTGACGGTGAGGATGCGTCTGCGCGGATCGGATCAGGCTTGGCTCACCCTGAAGGCTGCTGCTGATGCCGTTGGTCTGGTGCGCCATGAGTTCGAATATCCGATTCCCGTGGCGGACGCCGAAGCCCTCTGGGATCTGGCGCCGCACCGCCTGGACAAAGTCCGCTACGCCTTGGATTGCCCTGGTGGTGACTGGGTGGTGGATTGTTTCCAGGGCGAGAACGCCCCCTTGGTGCTGGCGGAGGTGGAGCTGGCATCGGCCCAGGCGGATCTGCTGATTCCGCCCTGGTGCGGAGAGGAGATCACCGGGGAATCCCGCTGGAGCAATGCGGTGCTGGCCCAGCACCCGGTTCAGTCCTGGCCCGAAGAGCAGCGTCGCCGTTTTGGCTGGCCCTAA
- the hrcA gene encoding heat-inducible transcriptional repressor HrcA yields MSKPLSLRQKQVLQATVHHYVDTMEPVGSRTLVQRFGIPASSATVRSAMGALERRGLLNQPHTSAGRVPSPMGYRHYVDALLPEPGIAVQHLERELTGLSLRWAGLDELLMHLARRLTDFTGLMSLITQPQQENQQLETIRLVPSGDRLLVMLVEANGRASHINLRLPHGAETELTAMERWASAQLEQGDLNWEALPRQLQRSGAVLRNALEQPTPANSTQVVMHGLSRLVSEPEFESTSSLRPLLELIDDQPATLISRGESARVWIGDEHPQPALEACAVVQAPYRCNEGLGHVALVGPMRMAYATARAAVQRVARHLELLLA; encoded by the coding sequence ATGAGTAAGCCCCTGTCGCTTCGGCAAAAACAGGTGCTTCAAGCGACGGTGCACCACTACGTCGACACGATGGAGCCGGTGGGCAGCCGCACCCTGGTGCAACGATTCGGCATCCCCGCCAGCTCCGCCACCGTTCGCTCCGCCATGGGAGCGCTTGAGCGCCGAGGACTGCTGAATCAACCGCACACGTCCGCCGGACGCGTTCCCAGTCCGATGGGTTACCGGCACTACGTGGATGCGCTGCTGCCCGAACCCGGCATCGCTGTTCAACACCTGGAACGGGAGCTCACCGGCCTCAGTCTTCGTTGGGCCGGTTTGGACGAGCTGTTGATGCATCTGGCCCGGCGGCTGACGGATTTCACCGGTCTGATGAGCCTGATCACCCAACCGCAGCAGGAGAACCAGCAACTTGAGACGATCCGTTTGGTGCCCAGCGGTGATCGACTGCTGGTGATGCTGGTGGAAGCCAACGGCCGCGCCAGCCACATCAACCTGCGTCTGCCCCACGGGGCTGAAACCGAACTCACCGCGATGGAACGCTGGGCGTCGGCCCAGCTCGAGCAGGGCGACCTGAACTGGGAAGCACTGCCCAGGCAGCTGCAACGCAGCGGCGCGGTGCTGCGCAACGCCCTTGAGCAGCCCACCCCCGCCAACTCCACACAGGTGGTGATGCATGGCCTTTCAAGGCTGGTGAGCGAACCGGAATTTGAAAGCACCTCCAGCCTTCGGCCGCTGCTGGAACTGATCGATGACCAACCCGCCACCTTGATCAGCCGCGGCGAATCCGCACGAGTATGGATCGGCGACGAACATCCTCAGCCAGCCCTAGAGGCCTGTGCCGTGGTTCAGGCGCCCTACCGCTGCAACGAGGGGCTCGGTCATGTGGCCCTGGTGGGGCCTATGCGGATGGCCTATGCCACGGCACGAGCCGCCGTGCAGCGAGTGGCCCGCCACCTGGAATTGCTACTGGCCTGA
- a CDS encoding helix-turn-helix transcriptional regulator: MSSLDGADPLEISLSAREIEIIELVAEGLTNQEIADRLTISKRTVDNHVSNVFTKTGSKNRVALLNWAMDNGKICRDGFNCCVLPEHDPPSA; the protein is encoded by the coding sequence ATGTCCTCCCTCGACGGTGCGGATCCTCTGGAGATCTCCCTCTCTGCCAGGGAGATCGAGATCATCGAGCTTGTGGCCGAAGGACTGACCAATCAGGAAATCGCTGACCGGCTCACCATCAGCAAACGAACGGTCGACAACCACGTGAGCAACGTGTTCACCAAGACCGGTTCCAAGAACCGGGTGGCACTGCTCAACTGGGCCATGGACAACGGCAAGATCTGCCGGGACGGCTTCAACTGTTGCGTCCTTCCAGAACACGATCCCCCCTCAGCCTGA
- a CDS encoding rhodanese-like domain-containing protein — MGQSQQPQPIQASELQQWLQSQRPSPQLVDVREEAELAIAAFPGAVLHRPLSQSNAWLGKLQADLNPDQPVVVVCHAGVRSYHFGLWLLDQPWGLEVWNLEGGIDAWSLQVNPSVPRY; from the coding sequence ATGGGCCAATCCCAACAACCACAACCAATCCAAGCCTCTGAACTGCAGCAATGGCTGCAAAGCCAGCGACCTTCACCGCAACTGGTGGATGTGCGCGAGGAGGCTGAGCTTGCGATCGCTGCCTTCCCAGGTGCGGTGCTGCACCGCCCCCTGAGCCAATCCAATGCATGGCTTGGAAAGCTGCAGGCCGACCTCAACCCCGATCAACCCGTCGTGGTGGTCTGCCATGCCGGCGTGCGCAGCTACCACTTCGGCCTGTGGCTGCTTGACCAACCCTGGGGCCTTGAGGTGTGGAACCTTGAGGGTGGCATTGATGCCTGGAGCCTTCAGGTGAACCCCAGCGTTCCCCGCTACTGA
- the nuoK gene encoding NADH-quinone oxidoreductase subunit NuoK: protein MSDLLATLPSLQAYLLVAAMLFCIGVWGLINSRNAVRVLMSIELMLNAVNINLMAFSSFVDGDLIRGQVFAVFVITVAAAEAAVGLAILLSLYRNRVTVDMEQFNLLRW, encoded by the coding sequence ATGAGCGATTTACTTGCCACACTTCCCTCCCTGCAGGCCTACCTCCTGGTGGCCGCGATGCTCTTCTGTATCGGCGTCTGGGGTTTGATCAACAGCCGCAATGCGGTGCGCGTGCTGATGAGCATTGAGCTGATGCTCAATGCTGTGAACATCAACCTGATGGCTTTCTCCTCCTTCGTGGATGGTGATCTGATTCGCGGCCAGGTCTTCGCTGTGTTCGTGATCACGGTGGCCGCCGCTGAGGCAGCGGTCGGTCTGGCAATCCTGCTGTCGCTTTATCGCAATCGCGTTACCGTCGATATGGAGCAGTTCAACCTGCTGCGCTGGTAA
- the sixA gene encoding phosphohistidine phosphatase SixA, with product MADLVLLRHGIAEPRQGGQDHPDRPLNAAGRQRTQRVMAALVQRGLRLDRLLSSPYRRALQTAELALDAGLASELAVDERLQPGGALNMLVTALDERLGLIGHEPDLGDLACGLLGCAPGALVLKKAGVIQLRHSAGQWQLKALLRPALLIDDLGCF from the coding sequence TTGGCTGACCTGGTTCTGTTGCGGCATGGCATCGCCGAACCCCGCCAGGGGGGCCAGGACCATCCGGATCGCCCCCTGAACGCCGCTGGCCGTCAGCGAACCCAGCGGGTGATGGCGGCCCTGGTGCAACGGGGGCTGCGCTTGGATCGCCTGCTGTCCAGCCCTTATCGCCGGGCTCTGCAAACGGCGGAACTGGCGTTGGATGCGGGGCTCGCTTCTGAGCTTGCGGTGGATGAACGGCTCCAGCCGGGCGGGGCCCTCAACATGCTGGTGACCGCCTTGGATGAACGGCTTGGCTTGATCGGCCATGAGCCGGATCTTGGCGATCTGGCCTGCGGTCTTCTGGGGTGTGCCCCGGGTGCCCTGGTGCTGAAGAAAGCCGGCGTGATCCAGCTGCGTCATTCCGCGGGCCAGTGGCAGTTGAAGGCCTTGCTTCGACCAGCACTGTTGATTGACGATTTAGGTTGCTTCTAG
- a CDS encoding NAD(+) kinase yields MRLDRVWVIYRADSQPAQREARQCAKELKALGSHVVTAMSGPRVNPFPGLLAVEESFPDLALVLGGDGTVLGAARHLAVHDIPILSINVGGHLGFLTHDRRVLRGDQIWQRLQDDQFAIERRMMLQGMVDRRSAEDRAVSPGPLQQPDLEDDEEHHWAFNDFYLRAYRDEISPTCTLELEIDGEVIDQVRGDGLILSTPTGSTGYALAAGGPILHPGIDAIIVAPICPMSLSSRTLVVPPRARLAIWPLGAGDHRIKLWKDGVGCTVLEPGECCVVQQARHHALMVLLNQSPSYYRTLSHKLHWAGSLHAAQPSQN; encoded by the coding sequence ATGCGTCTCGATCGGGTCTGGGTGATCTATCGGGCCGACAGCCAGCCCGCCCAGCGTGAGGCCCGGCAATGTGCCAAGGAGCTGAAAGCCCTCGGCTCCCATGTGGTCACCGCAATGTCGGGGCCGCGGGTGAATCCTTTCCCTGGCCTGCTGGCTGTTGAGGAGTCGTTCCCCGACCTTGCTCTGGTGCTTGGGGGAGATGGCACTGTTCTGGGGGCTGCCCGCCACCTGGCGGTGCATGACATCCCGATCCTCAGCATCAATGTGGGAGGCCATCTGGGTTTTCTCACCCATGATCGCCGTGTGTTGCGCGGCGATCAAATCTGGCAACGCCTTCAGGACGATCAGTTCGCGATTGAACGGCGCATGATGCTTCAGGGGATGGTAGATCGCCGTTCTGCTGAAGATCGAGCGGTTTCGCCGGGCCCGTTGCAGCAGCCGGATCTCGAAGACGATGAAGAGCACCACTGGGCCTTCAACGACTTCTACTTGCGGGCCTATCGCGATGAAATTTCGCCCACCTGCACCCTGGAGCTCGAGATCGATGGGGAAGTGATCGATCAGGTGCGCGGTGATGGCCTGATCCTCTCCACCCCCACGGGCTCCACCGGGTACGCCCTGGCGGCAGGGGGCCCGATTCTTCATCCCGGCATCGATGCCATCATCGTGGCCCCCATCTGCCCGATGAGTCTCTCCAGCCGAACGCTGGTGGTGCCGCCCCGGGCCAGGTTGGCGATCTGGCCTCTTGGGGCTGGGGATCACAGGATAAAGCTATGGAAAGACGGAGTGGGCTGCACGGTGCTCGAGCCTGGGGAGTGCTGTGTTGTTCAGCAGGCGCGCCACCATGCCCTGATGGTGTTGCTCAATCAAAGCCCGTCGTACTACCGAACCCTGTCCCACAAGCTGCACTGGGCGGGAAGCCTGCACGCGGCGCAGCCCTCGCAGAATTGA
- a CDS encoding methylenetetrahydrofolate reductase encodes MERDLRTALQRAIEAGDKVLTAEVMPPRGADPSHMLAMAASLQGRVHAVNVTDGSRAVMRMSSLASCKLLLEAGLEPVLQMACRDRNRIALQADLLGAHALGIRNLLCLTGDPVRAGDQADARPVNEFESVKLLQQVDALNRGVDPVQGTLPNGATTLFAGCAADPQSRSWSGLQRRLQRKQAAGARFVQTQMVMDPEALERFQRELAGPLDLPVLAGVFLLKSAKNARFINRVVPGACIPDALIHRLECAENPAMEGVAIAAEQVKRYLGIVRGVHLMAIKAEERIPMILDRAGLSSLPG; translated from the coding sequence ATGGAACGAGACTTGAGGACGGCGCTGCAGCGCGCAATTGAGGCCGGGGATAAGGTGCTCACGGCCGAGGTGATGCCTCCCCGCGGAGCCGATCCCTCGCACATGCTGGCCATGGCAGCATCGTTGCAAGGCCGTGTCCATGCGGTGAACGTGACCGATGGCAGTCGGGCCGTGATGCGGATGAGCAGCCTGGCCTCCTGCAAGTTGCTGCTTGAGGCCGGTCTGGAGCCGGTGTTGCAGATGGCCTGCCGGGATCGCAACCGAATCGCCCTCCAGGCCGACCTGCTCGGGGCCCATGCGCTGGGGATCCGCAACCTGTTGTGTCTCACTGGCGATCCGGTGCGGGCGGGTGATCAGGCGGATGCGCGGCCGGTGAATGAGTTCGAGTCGGTGAAGCTCCTGCAGCAGGTGGACGCTCTTAATCGAGGCGTTGATCCCGTGCAGGGCACCCTGCCGAACGGGGCGACCACGCTGTTTGCCGGGTGTGCCGCCGACCCGCAATCGAGGAGCTGGAGCGGTCTCCAGCGTCGGTTGCAGCGCAAGCAGGCGGCGGGAGCCCGTTTCGTTCAAACCCAGATGGTGATGGACCCTGAAGCGCTCGAGCGCTTCCAGCGCGAGCTGGCCGGCCCCCTGGACCTGCCCGTGCTCGCTGGCGTGTTTCTGCTGAAGTCAGCCAAAAATGCCCGGTTCATCAATCGCGTTGTGCCGGGAGCCTGTATCCCCGATGCGTTGATCCATCGGCTGGAGTGTGCCGAGAACCCTGCCATGGAGGGTGTGGCCATCGCCGCTGAACAGGTGAAGCGCTATCTCGGCATCGTTCGTGGCGTGCACCTGATGGCGATCAAGGCGGAGGAGCGGATCCCGATGATCCTCGATCGCGCCGGGCTCAGCTCGCTGCCTGGGTGA
- a CDS encoding citrate synthase: MAQQQTGDLRHARTGIELRPGLDGVPATQSAICDIDGEQGLLTYRGYPMQDLAANSSFLETAYLLIWGELPSRDQLAEFEHAVQMHRRVSFRVRDMMKCFPASGHPMDALQSSAASLGLFYSRRAIDDPQYIYDAVVRLIAKIPTMVAAFQLIRKGQDPIQPRDDLAYSANFLYMLTEREPDPLAARIFDRCLMLHAEHSLNASTFSARVTASTLTDPYAVVASAVGTLAGPLHGGANEDVLAMLEQVGSPENAGAFLDEAIAAKRKIMGFGHREYKVKDPRAVILQALVEEMFASFGHDDLYDVARAIEAEAASRLGPKGIYPNVDFYSGLVYRKLGIPRDLFTPVFAIARVAGWLAHWREQLGANRIFRPSQIYSGSQPRSWMPIEERVSAPAA, encoded by the coding sequence GTGGCCCAGCAGCAGACAGGCGACCTGCGCCATGCGCGGACCGGGATCGAACTGCGTCCAGGCCTAGATGGCGTGCCGGCCACCCAGTCGGCGATCTGCGACATCGATGGAGAGCAAGGGCTGCTCACCTATCGCGGCTACCCGATGCAGGATCTGGCGGCCAATAGCAGCTTTCTGGAAACGGCCTACCTGCTGATCTGGGGAGAGCTGCCCAGCCGCGACCAGTTGGCGGAGTTTGAGCACGCGGTGCAAATGCACCGGCGGGTCAGCTTCCGGGTGCGAGACATGATGAAGTGCTTCCCGGCCAGCGGGCACCCGATGGACGCGCTGCAGTCCAGTGCCGCTTCCCTGGGGCTGTTCTATTCGCGCCGGGCGATCGACGACCCTCAGTACATCTATGACGCGGTGGTGCGGCTGATCGCCAAGATCCCCACGATGGTGGCCGCTTTTCAGCTGATCCGCAAAGGCCAGGACCCAATCCAGCCCCGGGATGATTTGGCCTACTCCGCCAATTTCCTCTACATGCTCACCGAACGTGAGCCGGATCCCCTGGCGGCGCGCATCTTTGATCGCTGCCTGATGCTCCATGCCGAGCACAGCCTCAACGCCAGCACCTTCAGTGCCCGCGTCACCGCCAGCACCCTCACCGACCCCTACGCAGTGGTGGCTTCAGCCGTCGGCACCCTGGCTGGCCCACTCCATGGCGGCGCCAATGAAGATGTCCTCGCCATGCTCGAGCAGGTGGGCAGTCCCGAGAACGCAGGCGCTTTCCTGGATGAGGCCATAGCTGCCAAGCGCAAAATCATGGGCTTCGGCCACCGGGAATACAAGGTGAAGGATCCCCGTGCCGTGATCCTGCAGGCCCTGGTGGAGGAGATGTTCGCCAGCTTCGGCCATGACGACCTCTACGACGTGGCCCGGGCGATCGAAGCAGAAGCAGCGTCTCGCCTCGGCCCCAAAGGCATCTACCCCAACGTCGATTTCTATTCGGGCCTGGTGTACCGCAAGCTCGGTATTCCCAGGGATCTGTTCACGCCGGTCTTCGCCATTGCCAGGGTTGCCGGCTGGCTGGCCCATTGGCGGGAGCAGCTCGGGGCGAACCGGATTTTCCGGCCTTCGCAGATCTACTCCGGATCCCAGCCACGCTCCTGGATGCCCATTGAGGAGCGCGTCTCGGCTCCGGCCGCCTAA
- the ndhI gene encoding NAD(P)H-quinone oxidoreductase subunit I — MFGFLKQVGDYTRDAVDAARNLAQGFSVTFDHMQRRPVTVQYPYEKLIPSERYRGRIHYEFDKCIACEVCVRVCPINLPVVDWVMNKATKKKELRNYSIDFGVCIFCGNCVEYCPTNCLSMTEEYELAAFDRHSLNYDNVALGRLPTSVTTDPSVVPLRELAYLPAGEMDPHGVATDRPRAGQLPAQVLETLTPPAKPTAKNEGQSSSEAKEGDA; from the coding sequence ATGTTCGGCTTTCTCAAACAGGTCGGTGATTACACCCGGGATGCAGTCGATGCAGCCCGGAATCTGGCCCAAGGCTTTTCGGTCACTTTCGACCACATGCAGCGCCGCCCGGTCACGGTGCAGTACCCCTACGAGAAGCTCATCCCATCCGAGCGTTATCGGGGCCGGATTCACTACGAGTTCGACAAGTGCATCGCCTGTGAGGTGTGCGTACGGGTCTGCCCGATCAACCTTCCGGTGGTCGATTGGGTGATGAACAAAGCCACGAAGAAGAAGGAGCTGCGCAACTACTCCATCGACTTCGGCGTCTGCATTTTCTGTGGCAACTGCGTCGAGTACTGCCCCACCAACTGCCTTTCGATGACGGAGGAGTACGAGCTGGCCGCTTTTGATCGCCACAGCCTCAATTACGACAACGTCGCCCTCGGACGCCTTCCCACCAGCGTCACCACCGATCCCTCAGTTGTTCCTCTGCGGGAGCTCGCCTATCTGCCGGCAGGTGAGATGGATCCCCATGGTGTTGCTACCGATCGCCCCCGGGCTGGCCAGCTCCCTGCTCAGGTGTTGGAGACCCTCACACCTCCAGCCAAGCCCACAGCCAAGAATGAGGGACAATCCTCCAGTGAGGCCAAGGAGGGCGACGCATGA
- a CDS encoding NADH-quinone oxidoreductase subunit J — MTIATTTELICFLVLSAVVVIGALGVVLLSNIVYSAFLLGGVFTAVAGLYLLLNASFVAMAQILVYVGAINVLILFAIMLVNKREDLKAIANLTTRRVVSAGVCVGLLALLVRVVVTTPWSLPGPAAVGEEATARIGEHLFTDYLLPFEVASVLLLMAMIGAIVLARRDVLATDVVTGEVADQGLIEKARTPLLMNRAD; from the coding sequence ATGACCATCGCGACAACCACCGAGCTGATCTGTTTCCTGGTGCTGTCCGCAGTTGTGGTGATTGGCGCCCTGGGTGTGGTGCTGCTCAGCAACATCGTCTATTCAGCTTTCCTGCTGGGCGGGGTGTTCACGGCCGTTGCAGGGCTCTACTTGCTGCTGAACGCCAGTTTCGTGGCCATGGCCCAGATCCTGGTTTACGTGGGCGCGATCAACGTGTTGATCCTGTTCGCGATCATGCTCGTGAACAAGCGGGAAGACCTCAAGGCCATCGCCAACCTCACCACGCGCCGTGTGGTGTCCGCCGGCGTCTGTGTCGGTCTGCTGGCGTTGCTGGTTCGTGTTGTGGTCACCACCCCCTGGTCGCTGCCCGGCCCTGCCGCCGTGGGTGAGGAAGCCACGGCCCGCATTGGTGAACACCTATTCACCGATTATCTGCTGCCGTTTGAGGTGGCATCTGTGCTGTTGCTGATGGCCATGATCGGCGCCATCGTCTTGGCCCGTCGCGATGTGCTCGCCACCGATGTGGTCACCGGTGAGGTGGCCGATCAAGGCCTGATTGAGAAGGCCCGTACTCCCCTGCTGATGAATCGAGCGGACTAA
- a CDS encoding DUF3352 domain-containing protein produces MKARPFLSAAGAVLLSLILLAAGLLWTMNRQSPLQLAEQPLHLPRAARFVPRDADLSLHWLADPGRLPAYAQAVAPASQRRDARDGARQWREGVFALAGLQFGLELEPWLGEEVSLSLTDGDSFTGWVLALTSRDDDGARRFLQRFWQTRSLAGTDLQISSYRGVGVISGQGALVGHDPQPLATALIDDDLLLVASGRGVLEQALDVSQLPDQHQLGDQSLQRQVAELGEGVALLTASPHALEHWLQLPELVAQRDDLSGLVASLRPEGSTLAVDGRLGFRQGLGADPWPELTDLTASAGGHARWLAQLQSPARLLDLSESHPLAQWFGPVLEKHLADQPAAEAVVGADEGPLLWQDQPEGWLLASRPQSPARDAVDTRLQEQGLTRSELEGDGEMLSVWTRLVRQRGRQPGVDAQLAVAQVRSSALNWWGESLMALAQRQNGRALQPRLNQWQELTASAQPAQALLLADEPARALLGQWRPWALLQVMAGRPLQDQVRGLALAVDVDRQEQGGTEIPLHARLELG; encoded by the coding sequence ATGAAGGCCCGCCCCTTCCTCAGCGCTGCCGGCGCTGTGCTGTTGTCGCTGATTTTGCTGGCCGCTGGCCTGCTCTGGACCATGAACCGCCAGAGCCCCCTGCAGCTGGCAGAGCAGCCGTTGCATCTGCCTCGGGCGGCCCGGTTTGTGCCCCGGGATGCTGACCTGTCCCTCCATTGGCTGGCCGATCCAGGACGGTTGCCGGCCTATGCCCAGGCCGTTGCCCCTGCCTCCCAACGCCGCGATGCCCGTGATGGCGCCCGGCAGTGGCGCGAAGGCGTCTTTGCCTTGGCGGGCCTCCAGTTCGGTCTGGAGCTGGAGCCCTGGCTTGGTGAAGAGGTCAGTCTCAGCCTCACCGACGGGGATTCCTTCACCGGTTGGGTGTTGGCTTTGACCAGTCGGGATGACGACGGCGCCCGGCGCTTTCTGCAACGGTTCTGGCAGACCCGCAGCCTGGCGGGCACCGACTTGCAGATCAGCAGTTACCGCGGTGTCGGTGTGATCAGTGGCCAGGGGGCGTTGGTGGGGCATGACCCCCAACCCCTGGCCACGGCCTTGATTGACGATGATCTGCTGCTCGTGGCCTCAGGCAGGGGTGTGCTGGAGCAGGCCCTCGATGTCTCCCAGCTTCCGGATCAGCATCAGCTGGGGGATCAAAGCCTGCAACGTCAGGTGGCTGAGCTCGGCGAGGGCGTGGCTCTGCTCACGGCATCTCCCCATGCCCTTGAGCATTGGCTGCAGCTGCCTGAGCTAGTAGCCCAACGGGACGATTTGAGCGGACTCGTGGCATCACTGCGACCAGAGGGTTCAACCCTGGCGGTGGATGGGCGCCTAGGGTTCCGGCAAGGCCTTGGCGCCGACCCCTGGCCTGAGCTCACGGATCTGACGGCGTCGGCCGGCGGCCATGCCCGCTGGCTGGCTCAGCTGCAGAGTCCAGCCCGTTTGCTGGATCTCAGCGAAAGTCATCCGCTGGCCCAATGGTTCGGTCCGGTGCTGGAGAAGCACTTGGCGGACCAGCCGGCGGCAGAGGCTGTTGTGGGGGCCGATGAAGGCCCTCTGCTTTGGCAGGACCAACCTGAGGGCTGGTTGCTGGCCAGCCGCCCGCAAAGCCCCGCCAGGGATGCGGTGGATACGCGTCTGCAGGAGCAGGGCCTGACCCGTTCTGAGCTGGAGGGCGATGGCGAGATGTTGAGCGTGTGGACGCGGCTGGTGCGCCAGCGGGGACGCCAGCCAGGGGTGGATGCTCAATTGGCCGTGGCTCAGGTTCGCTCGTCTGCGCTGAACTGGTGGGGCGAGTCTCTGATGGCTCTGGCGCAGCGCCAGAACGGGCGTGCCCTCCAGCCCCGCTTGAACCAGTGGCAGGAGCTCACAGCCTCCGCCCAACCGGCGCAGGCCCTCCTGCTGGCGGATGAGCCGGCCCGGGCACTGTTGGGGCAATGGCGGCCATGGGCCCTGCTGCAGGTGATGGCGGGGCGTCCGCTCCAGGATCAGGTCCGCGGCCTTGCGCTGGCCGTCGATGTTGATCGCCAGGAGCAGGGCGGTACCGAGATTCCGTTGCACGCCCGGCTCGAACTTGGCTGA
- the nuoH gene encoding NADH-quinone oxidoreductase subunit NuoH, producing the protein MSPGLDLELSFSQALQGFGFSPEVARLLWLPLPMLLVLVAAVVGVLVSVWLERKISAAVQQRIGPEYAGALGVLQPLADGLKLLVKEDIIPARADSLLFTLGPVLVVVPVIISWLIIPFGQNLLISNVGVGIFLWISFSSIQPIGLLMSGYASNNKYSLLGGLRAAAQSISYEIPLALAVLAIVMMTNSLSTVDIVGQQTGAGILSWNIWRQPVGFLIFWICALAECERLPFDLPEAEEELVAGYQTEYAGMKFALFYLAGYINLVLSAVLVSVLYLGGWGFPIPVEWLAGWLNQPIDAPVVQVITGTVGIVMTVLKAYLLVFVAILLRWTTPRVRIDQLLDLGWKFLLPLSLVNLLVTAALKLAFPVAFGG; encoded by the coding sequence GTGAGTCCGGGACTGGACCTGGAATTGAGCTTTAGCCAGGCCCTGCAAGGGTTTGGCTTCTCCCCGGAGGTGGCGAGACTGCTGTGGCTGCCGCTGCCGATGCTGCTTGTTCTGGTGGCTGCAGTGGTGGGTGTGTTGGTTTCGGTGTGGCTGGAACGCAAAATTTCCGCCGCTGTCCAGCAGCGAATCGGTCCGGAATATGCCGGTGCCCTGGGTGTGCTTCAGCCCCTGGCCGACGGACTCAAGCTGCTCGTCAAGGAAGACATTATTCCGGCGCGGGCCGACAGCCTGCTGTTCACCCTCGGCCCGGTGCTGGTGGTGGTGCCGGTGATCATCTCCTGGCTCATCATTCCCTTCGGCCAGAACCTGCTGATCAGCAATGTGGGCGTGGGGATCTTTCTCTGGATCTCCTTCAGCAGCATTCAGCCGATCGGCCTGTTGATGAGCGGCTATGCCTCCAACAACAAGTATTCGCTGCTCGGGGGACTGCGGGCCGCAGCTCAATCGATCAGCTACGAAATTCCCCTAGCTCTGGCGGTGCTGGCCATCGTGATGATGACCAACTCGCTGAGCACGGTTGACATCGTTGGTCAGCAGACCGGTGCCGGCATCTTGAGCTGGAACATTTGGCGTCAGCCGGTGGGATTCCTGATTTTCTGGATCTGTGCTCTGGCCGAGTGTGAGCGGCTTCCCTTCGACCTTCCCGAAGCTGAGGAAGAGTTGGTTGCCGGCTACCAGACCGAGTACGCGGGCATGAAATTTGCCCTCTTCTACCTGGCGGGTTACATCAACCTGGTGCTCTCTGCCGTTCTGGTCAGCGTTCTGTATCTCGGTGGCTGGGGCTTCCCGATCCCTGTGGAGTGGCTCGCCGGCTGGCTGAACCAGCCCATCGATGCCCCCGTGGTGCAGGTGATCACGGGCACCGTTGGCATCGTGATGACGGTGCTCAAAGCCTATCTGCTGGTGTTCGTGGCGATCCTGCTTCGCTGGACCACCCCCCGCGTCCGTATTGACCAGCTGCTCGATCTGGGCTGGAAGTTCCTGCTGCCCCTTTCCCTGGTGAACCTTCTGGTGACAGCAGCTCTCAAGCTCGCTTTTCCCGTTGCGTTCGGCGGCTAA